Proteins from a single region of Hordeum vulgare subsp. vulgare chromosome 6H, MorexV3_pseudomolecules_assembly, whole genome shotgun sequence:
- the LOC123400981 gene encoding kinesin-like protein KIN-10A isoform X2 — MAPVPTPSSRTGPPSTPQATAGGATPFRTPASKHRLHFPPASTPRGAGGAATEHPVEVIGRVRNLTASAAGASVLEVPGGAGGTTVRVRGDAGGISCRDFSLDGVSVSEEEDLEAFYRRFVRSRIQGVRVGAKCTVMVYGPTGSGKSHTMFGCARQPGIVYRALRDILDGGGGCCEGGDDDDAGFGVGLFVQVAVLEIYNEEVYDLLVGSGPNTKGNAPKVRLEVMGKKAKNATYISGNEAAKISREVAKVEKRRTVKSTLCNERSSRSHCMIILDVPSVGGRLMLVDMAGSENIEAAGQTGFDAKMQTAKINQGNTALKRVVESIANGDSHVPFRDSKLTMLLQDSFEDDKSKILMILCASPDPKELHKTVSTLEYGAKAKCIIRAAHASTPRDKISSEESSSMLNSRIVAMNQFIYKLQKENKLREKERNEAQNVLRLKEEELAQARAKLRLLEGQGAAAKEEEINSKVAEKTQLLKSELQMMEEKMLRQQQELLALKRRLQELELEKADARQPAQQDVIGGRLLARLSEMSAAGDPCMSMAMSMSMDLDAGDQPSVLDVKVIKEDTRQQQGQMWGNHTSTADSGTTALEQEDVVRLSGFPEKAVLSTVFEEGDEEGEEKDNGAEVEVCKEVVEEESYKVDRMEQPLAEPDRTNRIQNIFRLCGNYRELVKKQNADESPAMQQAFGDENKQPGQQQLLGDENNQQAKQVFGDENKDPSAAWAPIESPMCDVKIADSPVSSQLSPIVCQVVDNAELTMQEELKSCTTDEANEPSKKEGEGLLDVYIKWESGSLIKGLKLVPTACLSDLRKLIGAHFEEAGSKQPHHHFTFLLLGDPSGAPVSREKEPTVQISRLPNWNNQTNSYLACLRVARKPATTEQQQQQLHQTPFSPLESKLNSLALNEVQQQQHHAAAGALSPKVVGQMSPSYIRELRA; from the exons ATGGCGCCGGTGCCGACGCCGTCGTCGCGGACGGGCCCGCCGTCGACGCCGCAGGCGACGGCGGGGGGCGCGACCCCGTTCAGGACGCCCGCCTCCAAGCACCGCCTCCATTTCCCGCCCGCCTCCACCCCCCGCGGCGCGGGCGGGGCCGCCACGGAGCACCCCGTCGAGGTCATCGGCCGCGTGCGCAACCTCACGGcctccgccgccggcgcctcggtGCTGGAGGTCCCGGGCGGCGCGGGCGGGACCACCGTCCGCGTCCGCGGGGACGCGGGCGGCATCTCGTGCCGCGACTTCAGCCTCGACGGCGTCTCCGTCTCCGAGGAGGAGGACCTGGAGGCCTTCTACCGCCGCTTCGTCAGGTCCAGGATCCAGGGCGTGCGGGTCGGGGCCAAGTGCACCGTCATGGTCTACGGGCCCACCGGGTCCGGGAAGAGCCACACCATGTTTGGCTGCGCCAGGCAGCCCGGCATCGTCTACCGCGCGCTCCGCGACATCCTCGACGGCGGAGGGGGCTGCTgcgagggcggcgacgacgacgacgccgggtTCGGGGTCGGGCTGTTCGTGCAGGTCGCCGTGCTCGAGATTTACAACGAGGAAGTCTACGATCTGCTCGTCGGCAGCGGGCCCAATACTAAAGGGAACGCCCCCAAG GTGAGGCTAGAAGTAATGGGGAAGAAAGCCAAAAATGCAACTTACATATCTGGAAATGAAGCTGCAAAGATATCCAGGGAAGTTGCAAAAGTAGAGAAGCGGCGTACTGTCAAGAGCACCCTCTGTAATGAGAGAAGTTCGCGAAGTCATTGCATG ATAATCTTGGATGTGCCATCGGTGGGAGGAAGGCTGATGCTGGTGGATATGGCTGGCTCTGAAAACATAGAAGCTGCAGGCCAAACTGGATTTGATGCCAAGATGCAG ACGGCCAAGATCAACCAAGGCAACACGGCTTTGAAACGAGTGGTTGAGTCCATAGCCAATGGTGATTCACATGTTCCATTCAGAGACAGCAAGCTGACAATGCTGTTACAG GATTCATTTGAGGATGACAaatcaaagattttgatgattctgTGTGCAAGTCCAGACCCAAAGGAATTGCACAAGACGGTTTCTACCTTGGAATACGGTGCTAAAGCGAAATGCATTATACGTGCTGCTCATGCATCAACACCAAGGGACAAAATCAGCTCTGAGGAGTCATCTTCAATGCTCAATTCAAGGATTGTTGCAATGAACCAGTTCATATACAAGCTGCAGAAGGAGAACAAGCTAAGAGAGAAAGAGCGCAACGAGGCCCAAAATGTTCTTCGGCTAAAGGAGGAGGAGCTAGCGCAAGCGAGGGCGAAGCTTAGGCTGCTAGAAGGGCAGGGTGCAGCTGCAAAGGAGGAAGAGATCAACTCAAAGGTCGCTGAGAAGACCCAGTTGCTAAAGAGCGAGCTCCAGATGATGGAAGAGAAAATGCTCAGGCAGCAGCAAGAGCTCCTTGCTTTGAAGCGGCGATTGCAGGAGCTGGAGCTTGAAAAGGCAGATGCTCGTCAGCCTGCACAGCAGGATGTCATTGGTGGTAGATTGTTGGCGCGACTATCAGAGATGTCTGCTGCAGGAGATCCATGCATGTCAATGGCAATGTCCATGTCCATGGATTTGGATGCTGGTGATCAGCCGTCTGTGTTGGATGTGAAGGTGATCAAGGAGGATACTCGCCAGCAGCAGGGCCAGATGTGGGGGAATCACACATCGACAGCagactctggcaccactgccctgGAGCAAGAAGATGTGGTCAGACTGTCTGGGTTCCCTGAAAAGGCTGTCCTGAGCACTGTGTTTGAGGAGGGAGATGAAGAAGGCGAAGAGAAGGATAATGGTGCTGAGGTGGAGGTGTGCAAAGAAGTGGTGGAAGAGGAGAGCTACAAGGTGGACCGAATGGAACAACCACTTGCTGAACCGGACCGGACCAACCGTATCCAGAACATCTTCAGGCTGTGTGGCAACTACCGTGAGCTGGTCAAGAAACAAAACGCCGATGAGTCACCGGCGATGCAGCAAGCATTTGGAGATGAGAACAAGCAGCCCGGACAGCAGCAGTTGTTGGGAGATGAGAACAATCAGCAGGCAAAGCAGGTGTTCGGCGATGAGAACAAGGACCCATCAGCAGCATGGGCACCCATAGAAAGCCCCATGTGCGACGTCAAGATTGCCGACAGCCCTGTGTCGTCGCAGCTCTCGCCCATCGTTTGCCAAGTCGTGGACAACGCCGAGCTGACAATGCAGGAAGAGCTGAAATCATGCACCACAGATGAGGCAAATGAGCCAAGCaagaaggagggagagggctTGCTGGACGTCTACATCAAATGGGAGTCCGGCAGTCTGATCAAGGGGCTGAAGCTTGTGCCGACCGCTTGCCTTTCAGACCTGAGGAAGCTCATCGGGGCTCACTTTGAAGAAGCCGGCAGCAAGCAGCCACACCACCACTtcaccttcctcctcctcggg gaTCCTTCTGGTGCGCCGGTGTCGAGGGAGAAGGAGCCGACGGTGCAGATCAGCAGACTGCCCAACTGGAACAACCAGACCAACAGCTACCTCGCCTGCCTGCGCGTCGCCAGGAAGCCCGCGACgacggagcagcagcagcagcagctccacCAGACGCCCTTCAGCCCGCTGGAGAGCAAGCTCAACTCCTTGGCCCTGAACGaggtgcagcagcagcagcaccatgcCGCCGCGGGCGCGCTCTCGCCCAAGGTCGTCGGCCAGATGAGCCCCAGCTACATCCGGGAGCTCAGAGCTTGA
- the LOC123400981 gene encoding kinesin-like protein KIN-10A isoform X1, with the protein MAPVPTPSSRTGPPSTPQATAGGATPFRTPASKHRLHFPPASTPRGAGGAATEHPVEVIGRVRNLTASAAGASVLEVPGGAGGTTVRVRGDAGGISCRDFSLDGVSVSEEEDLEAFYRRFVRSRIQGVRVGAKCTVMVYGPTGSGKSHTMFGCARQPGIVYRALRDILDGGGGCCEGGDDDDAGFGVGLFVQVAVLEIYNEEVYDLLVGSGPNTKGNAPKVRLEVMGKKAKNATYISGNEAAKISREVAKVEKRRTVKSTLCNERSSRSHCMIILDVPSVGGRLMLVDMAGSENIEAAGQTGFDAKMQTAKINQGNTALKRVVESIANGDSHVPFRDSKLTMLLQDSFEDDKSKILMILCASPDPKELHKTVSTLEYGAKAKCIIRAAHASTPRDKISSEESSSMLNSRIVAMNQFIYKLQKENKLREKERNEAQNVLRLKEEELAQARAKLRLLEGQGAAAKEEEINSKVAEKTQLLKSELQMMEEKMLRQQQELLALKRRLQELELEKADARQPAQQDVIGGRLLARLSEMSAAGDPCMSMAMSMSMDLDAGDQPSVLDVKVIKEDTRQQQGQMWGNHTSTADSGTTALEQEDVVRLSGFPEKAVLSTVFEEGDEEGEEKDNGAEVEVCKEVVEEESYKVDRMEQPLAEPDRTNRIQNIFRLCGNYRELVKKQNADESPAMQQAFGDENKQPGQQQLLGDENNQQAKQVFGDENKDPSAAWAPIESPMCDVKIADSPVSSQLSPIVCQVVDNAELTMQEELKSCTTDEANEPSKKEGEGLLDVYIKWESGSLIKGLKLVPTACLSDLRKLIGAHFEEAGSKQPHHHFTFLLLGVRHSALPMPIVLLLFLLLMAMVPVNRHITLDPSGAPVSREKEPTVQISRLPNWNNQTNSYLACLRVARKPATTEQQQQQLHQTPFSPLESKLNSLALNEVQQQQHHAAAGALSPKVVGQMSPSYIRELRA; encoded by the exons ATGGCGCCGGTGCCGACGCCGTCGTCGCGGACGGGCCCGCCGTCGACGCCGCAGGCGACGGCGGGGGGCGCGACCCCGTTCAGGACGCCCGCCTCCAAGCACCGCCTCCATTTCCCGCCCGCCTCCACCCCCCGCGGCGCGGGCGGGGCCGCCACGGAGCACCCCGTCGAGGTCATCGGCCGCGTGCGCAACCTCACGGcctccgccgccggcgcctcggtGCTGGAGGTCCCGGGCGGCGCGGGCGGGACCACCGTCCGCGTCCGCGGGGACGCGGGCGGCATCTCGTGCCGCGACTTCAGCCTCGACGGCGTCTCCGTCTCCGAGGAGGAGGACCTGGAGGCCTTCTACCGCCGCTTCGTCAGGTCCAGGATCCAGGGCGTGCGGGTCGGGGCCAAGTGCACCGTCATGGTCTACGGGCCCACCGGGTCCGGGAAGAGCCACACCATGTTTGGCTGCGCCAGGCAGCCCGGCATCGTCTACCGCGCGCTCCGCGACATCCTCGACGGCGGAGGGGGCTGCTgcgagggcggcgacgacgacgacgccgggtTCGGGGTCGGGCTGTTCGTGCAGGTCGCCGTGCTCGAGATTTACAACGAGGAAGTCTACGATCTGCTCGTCGGCAGCGGGCCCAATACTAAAGGGAACGCCCCCAAG GTGAGGCTAGAAGTAATGGGGAAGAAAGCCAAAAATGCAACTTACATATCTGGAAATGAAGCTGCAAAGATATCCAGGGAAGTTGCAAAAGTAGAGAAGCGGCGTACTGTCAAGAGCACCCTCTGTAATGAGAGAAGTTCGCGAAGTCATTGCATG ATAATCTTGGATGTGCCATCGGTGGGAGGAAGGCTGATGCTGGTGGATATGGCTGGCTCTGAAAACATAGAAGCTGCAGGCCAAACTGGATTTGATGCCAAGATGCAG ACGGCCAAGATCAACCAAGGCAACACGGCTTTGAAACGAGTGGTTGAGTCCATAGCCAATGGTGATTCACATGTTCCATTCAGAGACAGCAAGCTGACAATGCTGTTACAG GATTCATTTGAGGATGACAaatcaaagattttgatgattctgTGTGCAAGTCCAGACCCAAAGGAATTGCACAAGACGGTTTCTACCTTGGAATACGGTGCTAAAGCGAAATGCATTATACGTGCTGCTCATGCATCAACACCAAGGGACAAAATCAGCTCTGAGGAGTCATCTTCAATGCTCAATTCAAGGATTGTTGCAATGAACCAGTTCATATACAAGCTGCAGAAGGAGAACAAGCTAAGAGAGAAAGAGCGCAACGAGGCCCAAAATGTTCTTCGGCTAAAGGAGGAGGAGCTAGCGCAAGCGAGGGCGAAGCTTAGGCTGCTAGAAGGGCAGGGTGCAGCTGCAAAGGAGGAAGAGATCAACTCAAAGGTCGCTGAGAAGACCCAGTTGCTAAAGAGCGAGCTCCAGATGATGGAAGAGAAAATGCTCAGGCAGCAGCAAGAGCTCCTTGCTTTGAAGCGGCGATTGCAGGAGCTGGAGCTTGAAAAGGCAGATGCTCGTCAGCCTGCACAGCAGGATGTCATTGGTGGTAGATTGTTGGCGCGACTATCAGAGATGTCTGCTGCAGGAGATCCATGCATGTCAATGGCAATGTCCATGTCCATGGATTTGGATGCTGGTGATCAGCCGTCTGTGTTGGATGTGAAGGTGATCAAGGAGGATACTCGCCAGCAGCAGGGCCAGATGTGGGGGAATCACACATCGACAGCagactctggcaccactgccctgGAGCAAGAAGATGTGGTCAGACTGTCTGGGTTCCCTGAAAAGGCTGTCCTGAGCACTGTGTTTGAGGAGGGAGATGAAGAAGGCGAAGAGAAGGATAATGGTGCTGAGGTGGAGGTGTGCAAAGAAGTGGTGGAAGAGGAGAGCTACAAGGTGGACCGAATGGAACAACCACTTGCTGAACCGGACCGGACCAACCGTATCCAGAACATCTTCAGGCTGTGTGGCAACTACCGTGAGCTGGTCAAGAAACAAAACGCCGATGAGTCACCGGCGATGCAGCAAGCATTTGGAGATGAGAACAAGCAGCCCGGACAGCAGCAGTTGTTGGGAGATGAGAACAATCAGCAGGCAAAGCAGGTGTTCGGCGATGAGAACAAGGACCCATCAGCAGCATGGGCACCCATAGAAAGCCCCATGTGCGACGTCAAGATTGCCGACAGCCCTGTGTCGTCGCAGCTCTCGCCCATCGTTTGCCAAGTCGTGGACAACGCCGAGCTGACAATGCAGGAAGAGCTGAAATCATGCACCACAGATGAGGCAAATGAGCCAAGCaagaaggagggagagggctTGCTGGACGTCTACATCAAATGGGAGTCCGGCAGTCTGATCAAGGGGCTGAAGCTTGTGCCGACCGCTTGCCTTTCAGACCTGAGGAAGCTCATCGGGGCTCACTTTGAAGAAGCCGGCAGCAAGCAGCCACACCACCACTtcaccttcctcctcctcggggtacgtcATTCAGCTCTGCCAATGCCAATTGTTCTTCTCTTGTTCCTATTGCTCATGGCGATGGTACCTGTCAATCGCCATATCACCTTG gaTCCTTCTGGTGCGCCGGTGTCGAGGGAGAAGGAGCCGACGGTGCAGATCAGCAGACTGCCCAACTGGAACAACCAGACCAACAGCTACCTCGCCTGCCTGCGCGTCGCCAGGAAGCCCGCGACgacggagcagcagcagcagcagctccacCAGACGCCCTTCAGCCCGCTGGAGAGCAAGCTCAACTCCTTGGCCCTGAACGaggtgcagcagcagcagcaccatgcCGCCGCGGGCGCGCTCTCGCCCAAGGTCGTCGGCCAGATGAGCCCCAGCTACATCCGGGAGCTCAGAGCTTGA